The Thiogranum longum genome includes a region encoding these proteins:
- a CDS encoding putative bifunctional diguanylate cyclase/phosphodiesterase, translating into MLDAPERISARFSILLFLGFLLVPVVGFGSAILFGVLQPWQLEQLLADGVLPAFSLLLVFASLFQLQRLITPLTNWALMHPQGGNAPSHLHRQLQRFSRDFWVLILAHVLVAPLLVYWRLDGKIDASNIVALAHFMLLQGITATLAGVPAYLFGLHQLGKLVSQLSLDRIHVSLKSRTLLLAGLVPLLSYALLVEYHWLTTGQLESGYLTTFALLALTTITISLLSIRSMQQALRPFHELFNRSGASTHEALAQLRPASTDEIGHLTQTLGRVFQRLGDQETHMRAIVDTAAEGIIVVDERGQIDTFNPAAERLFGYLAQEIRGRHLTTLLPDVFQVRQSIDPHNEERNATGVHRNGSRITVSLRISEMEISGQRMFTCLVADITQRKAAEQELLAAEARYRALVETAHDLVWSVDTEGCWSYLNTSSRIIYGLEPETMVGRRISEFCAPDNDEADQKAFGELLKGGDLYQYETVHLDNTGNRRHLSFNAKAHHDDDGNILQISGTARDITDQKAFNEQLTYQAEHDSLTRLFNRHYFQQELERTVARVSRSPDTSCALFYIDLDQFKYINDTLGHAAGDRLLVEITQMLLKHVREGDLLARFGGDEFTLLLYNIRAADVTSAAEHFRQLFESFNFLEDGKSFNISCSIGATLIDAYVESAEEVLSHADIACNMAKAQGRNRIKLYDPSDSNKDGMAEDMGWASRVREMLEEDKFQLVYQPIMALNDDQVQDYEVLVRMVCDDGEIILPGGFMPAAERFGLIHSVDRWIVKRALTQLSRLHQQGEAVRFSINLSGKAFEDALLLPMIKDLLDNTSIDPSRVCFEITETAAIAKLSEAEKFISALKKMGCQFALDDFGAGFSSFAYLKHLPVDKLKIDGAFVQGMANSHIDQAMVQSMNQVAHALGKQTIAEYVEDSTTLELLRTYGVDYAQGNYIGKPREALMNVARLPYTRIQSASRAD; encoded by the coding sequence ATGCTGGATGCACCCGAGCGCATAAGCGCCCGCTTTTCTATATTACTGTTCCTGGGCTTCTTGCTGGTTCCCGTGGTCGGTTTTGGCAGCGCGATCCTGTTCGGTGTCCTGCAACCCTGGCAACTGGAACAGCTCCTTGCCGATGGCGTACTGCCCGCTTTCTCGTTGTTACTCGTTTTTGCTTCCCTGTTCCAGTTACAGCGCCTGATAACGCCCCTGACCAACTGGGCGCTGATGCACCCCCAGGGCGGTAACGCGCCCTCCCATCTGCACCGGCAATTACAGCGTTTCAGCCGTGACTTCTGGGTTCTGATCCTGGCCCACGTGCTGGTAGCACCGCTGCTGGTTTACTGGCGCCTGGACGGGAAAATTGACGCCAGCAATATCGTTGCACTCGCACACTTCATGCTGTTGCAGGGTATTACCGCGACCCTGGCTGGCGTTCCGGCCTACCTGTTCGGATTACATCAGCTGGGCAAGCTGGTTTCGCAACTCAGTCTCGACCGTATTCATGTCAGCCTCAAATCGCGCACACTGTTGCTGGCCGGACTGGTACCCCTGCTTTCCTACGCCTTGCTGGTCGAATATCACTGGCTGACAACCGGCCAGCTTGAAAGCGGATACCTGACAACCTTTGCACTGCTGGCGCTTACAACGATCACCATTAGTCTGCTGTCAATTCGCAGCATGCAGCAGGCACTACGCCCCTTCCATGAACTGTTCAACCGCAGTGGCGCCTCCACACACGAGGCACTGGCACAGTTACGCCCGGCATCAACCGATGAAATCGGTCACCTGACCCAAACCCTTGGACGTGTTTTTCAGCGTCTAGGCGACCAGGAGACACACATGCGTGCCATCGTAGACACAGCAGCCGAAGGTATAATTGTGGTGGATGAACGCGGACAAATCGATACCTTCAATCCTGCAGCGGAACGCCTGTTCGGTTATCTCGCACAGGAGATACGCGGTCGTCACCTAACGACATTGCTGCCGGATGTGTTTCAGGTCCGCCAGTCAATCGACCCGCATAACGAGGAACGCAACGCTACGGGCGTACACCGCAACGGTTCACGCATTACCGTGTCGCTGCGCATCTCCGAAATGGAAATCAGCGGCCAACGCATGTTCACCTGTCTGGTTGCAGATATTACTCAACGCAAGGCAGCAGAGCAGGAACTGCTTGCCGCCGAGGCACGTTATCGCGCACTGGTTGAAACAGCGCATGACCTGGTATGGAGTGTTGATACAGAGGGATGCTGGAGCTACCTGAATACATCATCCCGGATCATCTATGGCCTTGAACCGGAGACGATGGTCGGTCGAAGAATCTCCGAATTCTGCGCACCTGATAATGATGAAGCCGATCAAAAGGCCTTTGGAGAATTGTTAAAGGGTGGCGACCTGTATCAGTACGAAACTGTCCATCTCGACAATACCGGAAACCGCCGTCACCTGAGTTTCAATGCCAAGGCACACCATGATGATGATGGCAATATCCTGCAGATCAGTGGTACTGCGCGTGACATCACCGACCAGAAAGCCTTCAATGAACAACTGACCTACCAGGCTGAACACGATTCCCTGACTCGCCTGTTCAATCGCCATTATTTCCAGCAGGAACTGGAGCGCACTGTGGCACGTGTTTCGCGCAGCCCTGACACCAGCTGCGCACTGTTCTATATTGACCTCGACCAGTTCAAGTATATCAACGACACGCTTGGGCATGCCGCCGGCGACCGACTGCTGGTCGAAATCACCCAGATGCTGCTCAAGCACGTACGTGAAGGTGATCTGCTGGCGCGCTTCGGCGGTGATGAGTTCACGCTTCTGCTTTACAACATTCGTGCCGCAGACGTAACCTCGGCCGCTGAACATTTCCGTCAACTGTTCGAGTCCTTCAATTTCCTCGAAGATGGCAAGAGCTTTAACATCAGCTGCAGTATCGGCGCCACACTGATCGACGCATATGTCGAAAGTGCTGAAGAAGTTCTGTCGCACGCTGACATCGCCTGCAATATGGCCAAGGCACAAGGCCGCAACCGTATCAAACTCTACGACCCAAGTGACAGCAACAAGGACGGCATGGCGGAAGACATGGGCTGGGCCTCGCGGGTTCGCGAAATGCTCGAAGAGGACAAGTTCCAGCTGGTCTACCAGCCGATCATGGCGCTTAATGATGACCAGGTGCAGGACTACGAAGTCCTGGTGCGCATGGTCTGTGATGATGGTGAAATCATTCTGCCCGGCGGTTTTATGCCCGCTGCCGAGCGGTTCGGACTGATTCATAGCGTAGACCGCTGGATCGTCAAGCGCGCGCTCACCCAGTTGTCGCGCCTGCACCAGCAGGGTGAGGCTGTACGCTTCTCAATCAACCTGTCCGGTAAAGCCTTTGAAGACGCATTGCTGCTACCCATGATCAAGGACCTGCTCGACAATACCAGCATCGACCCTTCACGCGTGTGTTTTGAAATTACCGAAACAGCTGCCATTGCCAAGCTGTCTGAAGCCGAGAAGTTCATCAGCGCACTGAAAAAAATGGGCTGCCAGTTTGCACTGGACGATTTTGGTGCCGGCTTCTCATCATTCGCCTATCTCAAGCACCTGCCTGTCGACAAACTCAAAATAGACGGGGCTTTCGTGCAGGGTATGGCCAACAGTCATATCGACCAGGCCATGGTGCAATCCATGAACCAGGTTGCACACGCACTAGGCAAGCAGACCATCGCGGAATACGTCGAGGATTCAACAACGCTTGAATTACTGCGTACCTATGGCGTGGACTACGCACAGGGTAACTACATCGGCAAACCACGCGAAGCACTGATGAATGTTGCACGCTTGCCGTATACACGTATTCAGTCGGCCAGCCGGGCGGACTAG
- a CDS encoding pirin family protein: MNTPIHEQNLQARKLSRVIKGMPATDGAGVELTRVIGQAALPMLDPFLLLDAFRSDKPEDYIAGFPPHPHRGFETVTYLLAGRMRHKDNAGHEGVIESGGIQWMTAGKGIVHSEMPEQENGMLEGFQLWINLPAGHKMDPPRYQEHPANEIPQETRQGGVELRVIAGMTSQGTTGAVIQPLTEALYLDIRVPAGQQFVESLPSSHNAFIYMIEGQTNVADENGQATQLVRDDLCVLGEGDAIKLNTGKSEARFLLVAGKPLGEPVARGGPFVMNTRSEVQQAFEDYEQGKF, translated from the coding sequence ATGAATACACCAATACATGAACAGAACCTTCAAGCGAGAAAGCTCTCTCGCGTCATTAAAGGTATGCCTGCAACCGATGGCGCCGGCGTTGAACTGACACGCGTCATTGGCCAGGCGGCATTACCCATGCTTGATCCTTTCCTGCTACTTGACGCCTTCCGCTCCGACAAACCGGAAGATTACATAGCAGGTTTTCCACCGCATCCGCACCGTGGCTTCGAAACCGTCACTTACCTGCTTGCCGGGCGTATGCGTCACAAGGATAACGCTGGCCACGAAGGTGTCATCGAGTCAGGTGGTATCCAGTGGATGACAGCGGGAAAAGGCATCGTGCATTCGGAAATGCCGGAACAGGAAAACGGTATGCTGGAAGGGTTCCAGCTTTGGATCAACCTGCCTGCCGGGCACAAAATGGACCCGCCTCGCTACCAGGAACACCCTGCCAACGAGATACCACAGGAAACACGCCAGGGTGGTGTCGAACTTCGGGTGATAGCAGGTATGACATCGCAGGGCACAACGGGAGCCGTCATTCAGCCGTTAACCGAGGCACTTTACCTGGATATCCGGGTTCCGGCAGGCCAACAATTTGTCGAGTCATTACCGTCATCACACAATGCATTTATCTATATGATTGAAGGACAGACAAATGTGGCGGATGAAAATGGTCAGGCAACACAGCTTGTACGTGATGATCTGTGCGTACTCGGCGAGGGCGATGCCATTAAACTGAACACCGGTAAAAGTGAAGCCCGTTTCCTGTTAGTTGCCGGTAAACCTCTCGGGGAACCGGTGGCGCGTGGCGGCCCTTTCGTGATGAATACGCGCTCCGAAGTTCAACAGGCCTTTGAAGATTACGAGCAAGGAAAATTCTGA
- a CDS encoding TRAP transporter large permease — protein MAEGSVALWMFGTVFVCLLIGYPVAFTLAGTALIFALAGQWAGSFDPVFLQALPSRIYGIMINPTLMAVPLFVFMGVMLERSRIAEDLLESMSGLFGNLRGGLGFSVMLVGMLLAASTGIVGATVVTMGLLSLPTMLRRGYDPRLATGAICASGTLGQIIPPSIVLVLLGDVLSSAYQQAQISQGIYSPKTVSVGDLFAGALIPGLLLVALYLLYLVGVARWRPAAMPAHPAGTPSPRLITTLKALLPPLLLILAVLGSILGGLATPTEAASVGAVGAMLLAATRRKLTIPVVREVVYSTLKISSMVFMILIGASVFSLVFRGFGGDILIEEWLTQLPGGVVGAMLAVMVVMFLLGFVLDFIEITFVVVPIVGPILLAMGLDPVWLGIMIAINLQTSFLTPPFGFALFYLRGVAPAEVSTADIYRGVMPFIVIQLLMLALLALWPSLATWLPAVVYNG, from the coding sequence ATGGCTGAAGGCAGCGTTGCCCTGTGGATGTTCGGCACGGTATTTGTGTGCCTGCTAATTGGCTACCCGGTCGCCTTCACACTCGCCGGCACTGCGCTCATTTTCGCCCTTGCAGGTCAATGGGCGGGCAGTTTCGACCCCGTGTTCCTGCAGGCGCTGCCCAGCCGTATATACGGGATCATGATCAACCCGACGCTGATGGCGGTGCCGTTGTTTGTGTTCATGGGGGTAATGCTGGAGCGTTCACGGATTGCCGAAGACCTGCTGGAATCCATGTCCGGTCTGTTCGGCAACCTGCGTGGGGGGCTGGGGTTCTCGGTCATGCTGGTGGGCATGTTGCTGGCCGCCAGCACCGGCATCGTCGGCGCCACCGTGGTCACCATGGGATTGCTGTCGCTGCCGACCATGCTACGGCGCGGTTATGACCCACGTCTGGCAACAGGCGCCATCTGCGCCTCGGGTACGCTGGGCCAGATCATCCCACCTTCCATCGTGCTGGTGCTGCTTGGTGACGTGCTGTCATCTGCCTACCAGCAGGCTCAGATCAGCCAGGGCATCTATTCCCCGAAAACCGTCTCGGTCGGCGACCTGTTTGCCGGCGCGCTGATTCCCGGCCTGTTGCTGGTTGCGCTGTACCTTCTCTACCTGGTGGGTGTGGCGCGCTGGCGACCCGCCGCCATGCCAGCGCATCCTGCAGGCACGCCATCTCCCCGACTCATCACCACACTGAAAGCGCTGTTACCCCCGCTATTACTCATCCTGGCCGTACTCGGCTCCATTCTTGGTGGGCTTGCGACCCCGACAGAAGCAGCCTCGGTAGGCGCTGTCGGAGCCATGCTGCTCGCGGCAACACGGCGGAAATTAACCATTCCGGTCGTTCGTGAAGTGGTGTACAGCACGCTCAAAATATCCAGCATGGTGTTTATGATTCTGATAGGAGCCTCGGTATTTTCCCTGGTATTCCGGGGCTTTGGCGGCGATATCCTGATCGAGGAATGGCTCACCCAACTGCCTGGCGGCGTGGTCGGTGCCATGCTGGCGGTAATGGTGGTGATGTTCCTGCTCGGCTTTGTGCTCGATTTTATCGAAATTACTTTCGTGGTTGTGCCGATTGTCGGCCCGATCCTGCTGGCGATGGGACTCGACCCGGTGTGGCTGGGTATCATGATCGCCATAAATCTGCAGACTTCTTTTCTGACACCACCGTTTGGCTTTGCTCTGTTTTACCTGCGCGGGGTTGCCCCGGCTGAAGTCTCGACGGCTGACATCTACCGCGGCGTTATGCCTTTCATTGTTATACAGTTGTTGATGCTGGCACTGCTGGCACTGTGGCCCTCCCTGGCCACCTGGTTGCCTGCTGTTGTCTATAATGGTTAG
- a CDS encoding LysR family transcriptional regulator has protein sequence MDKFADLEAFTAVVESGTFSAAGDRLGIAKSVVSRRISLLESRLGSRLMNRTTRRLALTDAGKHFYQRAVQILADLDDAEQSVTQETAELRGSIRLAAPLSFGLLHLSNAIADFLAEHPAIELNLDLNDRNINLVEDGFDMAVRIGELKDSTLVARRLGAVRHVNCASPGYLQQHGEPMHPDELRQHIGLQYSNVTYKQQWCYATPEGKAVYGQPQIRIRSNNGDALAAAAAAGLGIVGGPTFILGRYIKENSLKVLLKDYQRPVSGIHAVYPPGRLIPKRIQVLSDFLASRFGDQPYWDEGL, from the coding sequence ATGGACAAGTTTGCCGATCTGGAAGCATTTACTGCGGTGGTGGAATCCGGGACATTCAGTGCCGCCGGTGACCGGCTGGGCATTGCAAAGTCAGTGGTGAGCCGGCGCATCAGCTTGCTGGAAAGTCGCCTGGGCAGTCGCCTGATGAATCGCACCACGCGGCGCCTTGCACTGACTGACGCAGGCAAGCACTTTTATCAGCGCGCAGTTCAGATACTCGCGGACCTCGATGACGCGGAACAGAGCGTTACGCAGGAGACGGCTGAATTGCGTGGTTCGATCAGACTGGCTGCACCCCTGTCGTTCGGTCTTTTGCACCTGTCGAATGCCATTGCGGATTTTCTCGCTGAGCATCCTGCGATTGAATTAAACCTGGATCTGAATGATCGCAACATCAACCTGGTCGAGGACGGTTTTGACATGGCCGTCAGAATTGGCGAACTGAAGGATTCCACGCTGGTAGCGCGTCGTCTTGGTGCTGTGCGGCACGTCAACTGTGCCAGCCCGGGGTACTTGCAACAGCATGGAGAACCCATGCACCCGGATGAATTACGTCAACATATAGGACTGCAATACAGTAATGTGACATACAAGCAGCAGTGGTGTTATGCGACACCGGAAGGTAAAGCGGTTTACGGCCAGCCGCAGATACGTATCCGGAGTAATAACGGTGATGCACTTGCGGCAGCAGCAGCTGCCGGCCTGGGCATTGTGGGCGGCCCTACGTTTATTCTTGGCAGGTACATAAAGGAAAACAGCCTGAAAGTCCTGTTAAAGGACTACCAGCGTCCGGTAAGTGGAATCCATGCGGTATATCCGCCAGGACGGTTGATACCTAAACGAATCCAGGTATTGTCAGATTTTCTGGCCAGTCGTTTTGGTGATCAGCCTTACTGGGATGAAGGCCTGTGA
- a CDS encoding FMN-dependent NADH-azoreductase, whose protein sequence is MKVLRIDSSAQRGDSITRRLGSEIVRRLEQAHPEVEVQVRDLSDGIGFIDKHWVAANLTDHDRRDPSQHEVLSSSGSLVHELSAADVIIVTAPVYNFSIPASLKAWIDMICRARLTFQYTENGPKGMLKDRPVYLVMASGGVPFGSPVDFASDYLRHIFGFIGIQDVRPVFAEQTNRNKTAARAAALTMLDQWLPGETVPGVA, encoded by the coding sequence ATGAAGGTCTTACGGATCGACAGTAGTGCACAGCGCGGTGACTCCATCACCCGGCGACTCGGTAGTGAAATCGTCCGGCGCCTGGAACAGGCACACCCTGAAGTCGAAGTACAGGTTCGTGACCTTTCCGATGGCATCGGGTTTATTGATAAGCACTGGGTAGCTGCCAACCTGACGGATCACGACAGGCGCGATCCGTCACAACACGAGGTACTGAGCAGCTCCGGCTCACTGGTACACGAACTCAGTGCAGCAGATGTGATTATTGTAACCGCGCCCGTATATAACTTTTCCATACCCGCGTCACTCAAGGCCTGGATCGATATGATCTGTCGTGCGCGACTGACCTTTCAGTACACGGAGAACGGACCAAAAGGCATGCTGAAAGATCGCCCGGTATACCTGGTCATGGCATCGGGCGGTGTACCGTTCGGGAGTCCGGTTGATTTTGCAAGTGACTACTTGCGTCATATTTTCGGTTTTATCGGTATTCAGGATGTCCGTCCGGTTTTTGCTGAACAGACCAACCGTAACAAAACTGCCGCCAGAGCGGCTGCACTCACCATGCTGGATCAATGGTTGCCCGGTGAAACAGTACCTGGTGTAGCCTGA
- a CDS encoding HAD family hydrolase → MRQTRHPLNLVLVSVHGLIRGHDLELGRNADTGGQTLYVVELARALAQHPAVASVDLLTRRVDDPDLSTDYASAVEPLGEGARIVRFEAGPAGYIAKEALWDHLDEFADNVLEFLRARGSVPDLIHSHYADGGYVGSRLAGLLGVPLVHTGHSLGRVKRRRLLARGLSASDIELRYNMARRIEAEEDTLAVAERVITSTHQEIEEQYEIYDHYQPERMRVIPPGTNLARFKPPQGDESGTTIASEVNRFLREPHKAIILALSRPDPRKNIETLLTAYGESQQLQSMANLVVIAGNRDDIEEMDEGAQEVLKSLLLMIDHYDLYGRVAIPKHHSWQDVPLLYQLAAASHGVFINPALTEPFGLTLIEAAASGLPVVATEDGGPIDILANCHNGQLVDPLDSQAMSDALINILSDDQQWQRMADNGIAGVREHYSWPAHAQRYVDMVKPMIQKTEQPALRPTLRRANVYHDRAIFTDLDQNLLGDPEALKALIRVLRENRKCAAFGIATGRRLDSALKVMKKYGIPQPDVLITSGGTEIYYAPKLTADIAWPQHIDYQWTPQVVRRLLANQPGLKLQPRSEQSRFKISYYIDPAEAPGIDELHSMLHQQGVTANVIQSFGQFLDIVPVRASKGFALRYVTDHWGIALERTLVAGGSGADEDMMRGNTLAVVVGNRHHEELSQLTEVERIYFSDQAHAAGILEALDHYDFFDSCTLPRDTTVAGQ, encoded by the coding sequence ATGCGGCAAACCCGACACCCCCTGAATCTGGTGCTTGTCAGCGTACATGGATTAATACGCGGACATGACCTCGAACTCGGCCGCAATGCGGACACCGGGGGTCAGACGCTGTATGTGGTGGAACTGGCACGCGCACTGGCGCAGCATCCCGCGGTAGCCAGCGTCGATCTGCTCACGCGGCGGGTCGATGATCCTGACCTCTCGACTGACTACGCGAGTGCTGTCGAACCCCTCGGCGAGGGTGCACGTATTGTTCGTTTCGAGGCCGGGCCGGCGGGCTATATCGCCAAGGAGGCGCTGTGGGATCACCTCGATGAGTTCGCCGACAACGTACTGGAATTTCTCCGCGCCCGTGGTTCTGTACCCGACCTCATCCACAGTCATTACGCCGATGGCGGCTACGTCGGTTCACGTCTGGCGGGCCTGCTCGGTGTGCCGCTGGTACATACCGGGCACTCACTGGGACGCGTCAAGCGCCGCCGCCTGCTGGCACGTGGTCTGTCCGCCAGCGATATTGAGCTTCGCTATAACATGGCACGCCGCATCGAGGCCGAGGAAGATACACTGGCTGTCGCAGAGCGCGTCATCACCAGCACCCACCAGGAGATCGAGGAACAATACGAAATTTACGACCACTACCAGCCGGAACGTATGCGCGTCATTCCGCCCGGCACCAACCTGGCGCGCTTTAAACCTCCGCAGGGCGATGAATCCGGAACAACGATTGCCTCTGAGGTAAACCGTTTTCTCAGGGAACCGCACAAGGCCATCATTCTGGCGTTGTCACGGCCTGATCCTCGCAAGAATATTGAAACCCTGCTGACGGCCTATGGCGAATCGCAACAGCTACAAAGCATGGCCAACCTGGTCGTGATAGCCGGCAACCGCGATGACATCGAGGAAATGGATGAGGGTGCCCAGGAGGTGCTCAAGTCGTTGCTGTTGATGATCGACCATTACGATCTGTACGGACGCGTCGCCATTCCCAAGCATCACAGCTGGCAGGACGTTCCGCTGCTATACCAGCTTGCCGCGGCTTCACACGGCGTGTTCATTAACCCGGCGCTGACCGAACCCTTTGGCCTGACCTTGATCGAGGCTGCCGCCAGCGGCCTGCCGGTCGTTGCAACGGAAGATGGTGGGCCCATCGACATCCTCGCCAATTGCCACAACGGCCAGCTGGTCGATCCGCTGGACAGTCAGGCCATGAGCGACGCACTGATAAACATTCTGTCCGATGACCAGCAATGGCAGCGTATGGCCGACAACGGGATTGCCGGTGTACGCGAACATTACTCCTGGCCAGCCCATGCGCAACGTTATGTCGACATGGTCAAACCCATGATCCAGAAAACCGAACAGCCTGCCTTGCGGCCAACCTTGCGACGTGCCAACGTCTACCATGACCGCGCCATCTTCACTGACCTGGATCAGAATCTGCTCGGGGACCCGGAAGCGCTCAAGGCGCTCATCAGGGTGCTGCGTGAAAACCGCAAGTGCGCCGCTTTCGGCATTGCCACAGGAAGGCGGCTGGACTCGGCGCTCAAAGTGATGAAGAAATATGGTATTCCCCAACCTGACGTACTGATTACCAGTGGCGGCACCGAAATTTACTACGCGCCCAAACTGACGGCTGATATCGCCTGGCCGCAGCATATCGATTACCAGTGGACGCCTCAGGTCGTTCGTCGCCTGCTGGCCAATCAACCCGGCCTGAAGCTGCAGCCCCGGTCCGAACAAAGCCGCTTCAAGATCAGCTATTATATTGATCCTGCTGAAGCACCCGGCATCGATGAGTTACACAGTATGCTGCACCAGCAAGGTGTCACGGCCAATGTCATCCAGTCATTCGGGCAGTTTCTGGACATCGTACCGGTACGCGCCTCCAAAGGTTTTGCCTTGCGTTATGTCACTGACCACTGGGGTATCGCGCTGGAAAGAACGCTGGTTGCCGGCGGCTCCGGTGCAGACGAGGACATGATGCGCGGTAACACACTGGCCGTTGTGGTCGGTAACCGCCACCATGAAGAGCTGTCACAGCTGACCGAGGTTGAACGGATTTATTTTTCCGATCAGGCACATGCTGCCGGCATACTTGAAGCCCTCGACCACTACGACTTCTTCGACAGCTGCACGCTGCCGCGTGATACAACGGTGGCCGGTCAATGA
- a CDS encoding TRAP transporter substrate-binding protein — protein MKRRHFLRRLGGGAAIAGVSLATGCKEAPKVDCGAAETPSFTPVKWKMVTTWPKNFPGLGTGANTLARLITEMSGGRIDVKVYGAKELVPAFEVFDAVSQGTAELGHGSAYYWKGKSEGAQFFSTVPFGLTADEMNAWLYFGGGMELWRETYRPFGLVPLAAGNTGVQMAGWFNREINSLDDLKGLKMRIPGLGGEVLARAGGTPVSLPGGELFTSLQSGAIDATEWVGPYNDLAFGLYKAAKYYYYPGWHEPGTTLECIVNQKAFEALPDDLKEIVNSAARVANQEILTEYVARNNQALQTLVNEHHVDVRKLPDEVLLRLRDLSDEVVAEIAGKDELSQRIYTSFQAFRKQVMSWSAISEQAYLNARAM, from the coding sequence ATGAAAAGAAGACATTTCCTGCGCCGCCTGGGTGGTGGTGCCGCTATAGCAGGTGTATCACTGGCAACAGGCTGTAAAGAAGCGCCAAAAGTTGATTGTGGGGCAGCTGAAACACCTTCCTTCACTCCGGTGAAGTGGAAGATGGTCACTACCTGGCCAAAAAACTTTCCTGGTCTGGGTACTGGTGCCAACACACTGGCGCGGTTGATCACGGAAATGAGTGGTGGTCGTATCGACGTCAAGGTCTATGGTGCCAAAGAGCTGGTACCGGCATTTGAAGTATTTGATGCGGTTTCGCAGGGAACGGCAGAGCTTGGCCATGGCTCTGCCTACTACTGGAAAGGCAAAAGTGAAGGTGCGCAGTTCTTTTCAACTGTACCCTTTGGTCTGACGGCTGACGAAATGAATGCCTGGCTGTATTTTGGTGGTGGCATGGAGCTGTGGCGTGAAACCTATAGGCCGTTTGGCCTGGTGCCACTGGCCGCCGGTAATACCGGGGTGCAGATGGCAGGCTGGTTCAACCGCGAGATCAACAGTCTTGATGACCTGAAAGGCCTGAAAATGCGCATCCCCGGGCTGGGCGGCGAGGTGTTGGCGCGCGCCGGCGGTACGCCGGTGAGTCTGCCCGGTGGTGAGTTGTTTACCTCACTGCAATCCGGCGCTATTGATGCAACTGAATGGGTTGGCCCGTATAACGACCTTGCGTTTGGTCTCTACAAGGCCGCGAAATACTACTATTACCCGGGCTGGCACGAGCCGGGTACTACGCTGGAATGTATCGTGAATCAAAAGGCCTTTGAGGCCTTGCCGGATGACCTGAAAGAGATTGTGAACAGTGCTGCACGCGTTGCAAACCAGGAAATCCTGACCGAGTACGTAGCGCGTAATAACCAGGCGTTGCAAACGCTGGTTAACGAACATCATGTCGATGTGCGCAAACTCCCGGACGAGGTATTGCTGCGTTTACGTGATTTGTCAGACGAGGTGGTTGCGGAGATTGCCGGGAAAGATGAGCTGTCACAACGGATTTATACATCGTTCCAGGCTTTTCGGAAACAAGTCATGTCCTGGAGTGCTATTTCCGAACAGGCCTACCTTAATGCAAGGGCGATGTAG
- a CDS encoding response regulator, producing MSQNNNDVILLVEDNADDVDLTLRAFKKSRLTNQIVVKRDGQEALDYLLGEDSEGGPATLPAVTLLDLNMPRLNGLDVLKRLRSEDRTRLMPIVILTTSDEQRDVINSYQLGANSYIRKPVDTQEFFTAIQELEIYWTVRNIAPEV from the coding sequence GTGAGCCAAAACAATAACGATGTCATTTTACTGGTCGAAGATAACGCAGATGATGTTGATCTGACGCTGCGCGCGTTCAAGAAAAGCCGTTTAACCAACCAGATTGTCGTCAAGCGCGATGGGCAGGAAGCGCTGGACTACCTTCTGGGCGAAGACAGCGAGGGTGGCCCGGCCACCTTGCCAGCTGTCACTTTGCTCGACCTCAACATGCCGCGGCTGAATGGACTGGATGTCCTGAAGCGCCTGCGCAGCGAGGACCGTACGCGCCTTATGCCCATTGTGATCCTGACAACTTCCGACGAGCAGCGCGATGTTATTAACAGCTACCAGCTCGGCGCCAACAGTTACATCCGCAAGCCCGTGGATACGCAGGAATTCTTCACCGCCATTCAGGAACTGGAAATTTACTGGACGGTACGCAATATCGCACCCGAGGTGTAA
- a CDS encoding DoxX family protein, producing the protein MNTQIMKASTQLTGRVLMSAIFIMAGLNKLGAGYAGTQGYMESMGVPGVLLPLVILLEVGGGLAILLGWQTRIAAFLLAGFSIISALVFHASFADQMQSILFMKNLAMAGGFLFLVAGDIHIWSIDAKRGAAS; encoded by the coding sequence ATGAATACACAAATAATGAAAGCCAGCACCCAACTCACCGGCCGGGTACTGATGTCGGCCATTTTTATCATGGCCGGACTCAACAAGCTAGGCGCCGGCTATGCCGGCACCCAGGGCTACATGGAAAGCATGGGCGTCCCGGGCGTACTGCTGCCGTTGGTCATTCTGCTGGAGGTCGGCGGTGGCCTGGCCATATTACTGGGCTGGCAGACACGCATTGCAGCATTCCTGCTGGCAGGCTTCAGCATCATCAGTGCACTGGTTTTCCACGCCAGTTTTGCTGATCAAATGCAATCCATCCTGTTCATGAAAAACCTGGCTATGGCCGGTGGCTTCCTGTTCCTGGTAGCCGGGGATATACATATCTGGTCAATTGATGCCAAACGTGGGGCAGCATCATGA